In the genome of Nocardioides palaemonis, the window CCCACGCGCGCGAGCTCCAGGCGCAGCAGACGTGAGCCTGACGTCACGCTGGCCGCTGCCCGACCGGCACGACCTGCGCGACGAGCTGCTGTTGGCGTGGGACCGCCCGGGCTACCACGACCTGGTCCACCTCACCGAGGTCCTCGACCGGCTCGAGGACCTCGCCCACGCCGGCGCGCGCTTCGAGGCCGTGCCGGTCGCGCTCGCCGCGTGGTTCCACGACGCGGTCTACGACGGCGCGCCGGACGACGAGGAGCGCTCCGCGCGATGGGCCGAGCGCGCCCTGGACCTGCCTCTCGCGGCGGAGGCCGCCCGCCTGGTGCGGATGACGGCCGAGCACCGCCCGGACGACGACGACGCGGAGGGCTGCGCGCTCAGCGACGCCGACCTCGGCATCCTCGCCGCACCGCAGGAGCGCTACGACGCCTACGTCGCGGGCGTGCGCGCCGACTTCGCCCACGTGGGCGACGCCGACTTCCGCGCCGGCAGGCGCGAGGTCCTCGAGGACCTCGCGGCGCGGCCGCGCCTGTTCCGCACCCGTCAGGCGCACGACCTGTGGGACGCGCGGGCGCGCACCAACCTCGAGCGGGAGCTGGCCGGGCTGCGCGGGTGAGGCGTCAGCGGTCGGCGAGCTGGAGGTAGAAGGTGAACCGGTCGTGGCGGTAGCAGGTGCGCGAGACCTCCACGATGCGCCCGTCGGCGACGGCCCGACGCGCGTGCCGCAGCACCGGGTCGCCCTCGGCGATCCCGAGGATGGTCGCCTCCTCCGCGCTCGCGCGGTCGGCGCTGATCGCGTCCTCGACGTCGGTCGGGCGCAGCCCGCGCGCCTCGAGGGCGTCGTAGAGGCTGGTCGGGGTGCCGTGCTGCAGGAAGCCGGGCAGCAGCACCTCGTTGAGGTAGGCGTCCTCGACGCACACGACCTCCTGGTCGGCGCGCCGGAGCCGACGCCAGTGCAGGACCGGGTCGCCCGGCGAGATGTCGAGGGCACGGGCCACGCCCGGCCCTGCCTGCTCGACCCGCGCGAGGAGGGTCTGCGACTCGGGCAGCATCCCGCGGCGGCGCATCTCCTCGGTGTAGGAGGTCAGCCGGCCGGAGGTCTTCGGCGGCTGGGCGACGAAGGTGCCGCGGCCCGGGATCCGCTCCAGCAGGCCCTCGGCGACGAGCGCGTCGAGGGCCTGGCGCACCGTCATCCGGGCGACGCCGAAACGGGCGACGAGCTCGCGCTCGGACGGGGCGGCCGACCCGGGCGGCTGGCTCTCGATGAGACCGCGCACGTGCTCGCGCACCTGCACGTGCTTGAGCGCCCGCTGACGCGGTACGACGAGGTCCACCGGCTCCATGCCAGACAGGCTAGGTACGCATGTCGATCCGCGTCACCCAATTGACCAAGCCTGTGGGGAAGCCTTGAGCGTACCTTGATCTTCGAACGTGCGTTCGACTCATCGGGTACTCTGGACCTGTGGACCTCCGGGTGGACTTCCAGGGCTCGCTCTTCGCCGCCGACGACTCCGCGCCCGCGACCCTCGCGCCGCAGCGCCACGTCCTCACCGACGGCGCGTGGGTCGACGTGCAGCGCAGCTGGCTGCCCGACCCCGACGCGGTCCTGGCCGCGCTGGTCGCCGAGGTGCCGTGGCGCGCCGAGCGCCGCGAGATGTACGACGCCGTCGTCGACGTCCCGCGCCTGGTGCACACCTACCTGGGCGGTGACCCGCTCCCCCACCCGGTGCTCGGACGGGCGCGTGACGCGCTGAGCGACCACTACCTCCCCGAGCTCGGCGAGCCGTTCGTGAGCGCCGGCTGCTGCTACTACCGCGACGGCCGTGACTCGGTGGCCTGGCACGGCGACACGATCGGGCGCGGGCGTCACCAGGACACGATGGTCGCGATCGTGAGCGTCGGCGACCCCCGCCGGCTGCTGCTGCGTCCACGCGGCGGGGGCGCCTCCATGGCGTTCACGATGGGCCACGGCGACCTCGTGGTGATGGGCGGGTCGTGCCAGCGCACCTGGGAGCACGCGGTCCCGAAGGTCGCGCACGCCGGGCCGCGGATCTCGGTCCAGTTCCGCCCGCTCCACGTGTTCTGACACGCGGCCCGCGCGTCGCTACCTCCGCAGCAGCCGGCGGACCACGGCGAGGCCGACGACCGCGGCCAGCGCCTGCTTCCAGTAGGACTTGAGCAGCACCGGCAGCACCGCACTCCCGAGGTCGAGCGCCTCCGTGGGGGTGGGGGCGGCGGGGGTGGCGGTGCCGCCGGCTTCGAGGGAGGCGGGGCGTCCTCCCGGACTGCTGCCGGACCGGCGTCGGCGACCGCCGCCGGCTCGGGGTCGGGCGGCGGCGCCGGCGCGGCCAGGCGCTGCTCGAGGCAGGTGACGAACTGCCCGAGCAGCTTGTCGGACACGTCCTGCATGACACCGCGCCCGAACTGCGCCGGCTTGCCGGTGATCGCGAGGTCGGTCTCGACCGCCACGTCGGTCGAGGTGTCCGACCCGGTCATCGACACGGTCACCTTCGCACCGGCCGTGCCGTTGCCGCGCTTGTCCTTGCCCTTGGCGTCGACCACGAACCGGTGCGCCGCGGCGTCCTTCTCGACGAAGGTGCCGCTGCCGTTGTACTGCAGGGCGATCGGCCCGAGCTTGACCTTGACCGACCCCGAGAACGACTCCTCGTCGGCCTCGGACACCTGGGCGCCCGGGAAGCACTCCGCGACAGACGCGATGTCGTTGAAGTGCGCCCAGGTCTCCTCGACGCCGACGGGGACGGTGAAGCGGTGGGACAGCTCCACGCCTACGCCCCCGCAGCCTTCAGCACCGCGCGGCCGGTCAGGACCCGGGCGAGGTGCTGGCGGTAGTCGGCGGCGCCGTTGAGGTCCGACGGCGGGTTCGTGCCCTCGGCCGCGAGCTGCGCGGCCTCCCGTACGCCGTCCTCGGTCGCGCTGGCGCCCGCCAGCGCCGCCTCGGTGGCGCGGGCCCGCAGGGGCGTCGACCCCATGTTGGTCAGGCCCACGCGCGCCTCGTCGATCGATCCCTTGACCGTCGCCGCGACCGCGACGATCGGCCACTGGTGGGCCACTCGCACGAACTTCTCGTAGTGAGCGCCCCAGCCGGTGTGCTTGGGGATGCGGACCTCGGTGAGGATCTCGTCGTCGCCGATCGCGGTCTCGAAGAGGTCGACGAAGAAGTCGTCGGCCTCCACCGTGCGGGTGCCGCCGGCTCCGGCGACGACGAACTGCGCACCCAGCGCCAGCGCCGGCGCGCCGAGGTCACCGGCCGGGTCGGCGTGGGCGAGGGCCCCGCCGAAGGTGCCGCGGTGGCGGATCTGGGAGTCGGCCACCTCGGCTGCGGCCTTCGACAGCAGCAGGGCGTGCTCCTTGACCAGGGCGTCGTCGCGGACCTCGGTGTGGGTGGTCATCGCGCCGATCACGATCGCGTCGCCGTCGTCGCGGATGCCGCGCAGGGAGGAGATGCCGCCGAGGTCGATCACCACCTCGGGTGCGTTGAGCCGCATCCGCAGCACGGGCAGCAGGCTCTGGCCACCGGCCAGGATCTTCGCGTCGTCGCCGTGCTCGCCGAGGGCGGCGAGCGCCTCCTCGACCGAGCTGGGTGCGACGTAGTCGAACTGCGCCGGGATCATGCCTGGGCCCCTTCCGTGCTGTCGGGTCCGGGTTCGGACTCGTCGAAGTGAGGCATCGCCGCCTCGGGAGTCGGTGCGGCCTCGTCGCCGGCGTGGATGGCGCGCCAGACCCGCTCGGGCGTGCACGGCATCTGGATGTCGGAGACGCCGAGGTGGCGCACCGCGTCGACCACCGCGTTGACCACGGCCGGGGTCGAGGCGATGGTGCCCGCCTCGCCGACGCCCTTGGTGCCGAGCGAGTTGGTCGTGCAGATGCTCGGGTCGTCGGTGTGGACCACGTCGAAGGAGATCGTGTCGGCCGCCGTCGGCAGGAGGTAGTCGACGAACGAGCCGCTGACGAGCGTGCCCGACTCGTCGTGCACCGCCTCCTCCCACAGCGCCTGCGCGATGCCCTGCACGAGCCCGCCGTGGACCTGCCCGGCGACGATCAGCGGGTTGATGATCGTGCCGATGTCGTCGCAGCAGGTGTACTTGCGCATCTTCACCTGACCGGTCTCGGTGTCGACCTCCATCGCGCACAGGTGGGTGCCGTGCGGGTAGTTGAAGTTCACCGGGTCGTAGGTCGCGTCGGCGTCGAGGTTGAGCTCCATCCCCTCCGGGTAGTTGTGCCCGGCGAACGCCGCCGTCGCGAGCTCCTGGATCGCGGTGCCCTGGTCGGTGCCGCGGACGGTGAAGCGGCCGCCGGAGTACTCCAGGTCGTCCTCGCTGGCCTCCAGCAGGTGGGCGGCGAGGACCTTGGCCTTGTCGATCACCTTGTCGACCGCTCGCACCAGCGCCTCACCACCGACGACCAGGGAGCGCGAGCCGTAGGTGTCGAGCCCCTTGGGTGCGGTCTGGGTGTCGCCGTGCAGCACCTCGACGTCCTCGAACGGGACGCCGAGCCGGTCGGCGACGATCTGGCTGAACGCCGTCTCGTGGCCCTGTCCGTGGGCGCTGGCCCCGGTCACCACCTCGACCTTGCCGAGCGGCGTGAGGCGCACGCTCGCGTGCTCCCAGCCACCGGCGCCGTAGTCGAGGCTGCCGAGCACCCGGCTCGGCGCGAGGCCGCACATCTCGGTGAAGGTCGAGACGCCGATCCCGAGCTGGACCCGGTCACCGCGCTCGCGGCGCTCCTTCTGCTCGGCCCGCAGCGCGTCGTAGCCGAAGGACTCCTTCGCCTTGGCGGTCGCCGCCTCGTAGTTGCCGGTGTCGTACTCCAGGCCGGCGACGGTCGTGAACGGGAACTCCTCGTGGGTGATCCAGTTCCGCTCACGGATCTCGAGCGGGTCCACGCCGACCTCGGCGGCGAGCTCGTCCATCATCCGCTCGATGGCGTAGGTCGCCTCGGGCCGCCCGGCGCCGCGGTAGGCGTCGGTGAAGGTGGTGTTGGTGAGCACCGTCTGGCACTCGAAGCGGTAGGCCGGGAACTTGTAGATCGCGTTGAACATGAACGCACCGAGCACCGGGACGCCGCCGCCGACGATGGCGATGTAGGCGCCGAGGTCGGCGTCGAGGTGCACCTTGAAGCCCGTGACCTTGCCGTCCTTGTCGGCGCTGAGCGTGAGCGTCTGGACCTGGTCACGGCCGTGGTGGGCCGCCATCAGGCTCTCGCTGCGGGTCTCGGTGTACTTCACCGGCTTCATCAGCCGGCGCGCCACCGCCCACGCGATCCACTCCTCGGGCGTGGTCTGCAGCTTGCCGCCGAACCCGCCACCCACGTCGGGGGCGATCACCCGGATCTTCGACTCGGGCACCCCGGTGGTCGCGGCCAGCGCGAAGCGCAGGATGTGCGGGATCTGGGTCGCCGACCACATCGTCATCTGCTCGCCGGTCGGGTCGACGACGACGCTGCGCGGCTCCATGAACGCCGGGATCAGCCGCTGCTGGCGGAACTCGCGCTCGATCACGATCCCGTCGGAGCGGGCCGCCTCGATGGCCGCCTCCACGTCGCTGCCGGTGCCGGCCTCGGCGGAGTCGAACACCCACAGGGCGGACTTGTTGGTGCCGAGGTCGGGGTGGGCGAGGACCTGGTCCTCGAGCGCCTTCTTGATGCCGATGACGGCCGGCTGCTCCTCGTACTCCACGTCGACGAGCTCGGCGGCGTCGCGCGCCTCGGCCGCGCTGCGGGCGACGACGACGGCCACGATCTCGCCGGCGAAGGCGACCCGGTCGGCCGGCATGGGCGAGTGGCCCGGCGTCTTCTGGTCGGGCGTGATCGGCCACGCGTTGATGCACGCGCCGAGCTCCTCGCCGAAGTCCTTGCCGCTGAGCACGGCGACGACGTTGGGCGCGGCCTTCGCCGCCTCGACGTCGATCGACGTGATGGTGGCGTGGGCGAACGGGCTGCGCACCATCGCGAGGTGCAGCATCCCGGGCAGGGTGATGTTGTCGGTCCAGCGGGTGCGACCGGTGATCAGCCGCTGGTCCTCCTTGCGACGGCGGTCGCGGCCGATCTCGGCGGCCGGACGTTCCTGGGTGGCGGTCACTTCGCACCTCCGGCGGCGTGCAGCACGCTCTTGACGATGTTGTGGTAGCCGGTGCAGCGGCAGAGGTTGCCCTCCATGCCGAGCCGCACCTCCTCCTCGGTCGGGTCGGGGTTCTCCGCGAGCAGGTCGACGGCCTGCATGATCATCCCGGGCGTGCAGAAGCCGCACTGCAGGCCGTGGCACTCGCGGAACGCCTCCTGCACCGGGTGGAGGTCGGAGTCGACGGTGTCGGCCAGCCCCTCGATCGTGGTCACCGTGCGGCCGTTCGCCTGCACCGCGAGCACGTTGCACGACTTCACGCTCGTGCCGTCGAGGTGGACCGTGCACGCCCCGCAGTTGGAGGTGTCGCAGCCGATCACGGTCCCGGTCTTGCCGAGCTTCTCGCGCAGGTACTGGACCAGCAGCATGCGCGGCTCGACGTCGTCGGAGACCGAGGCCCCGTCGACAGTCAGGTGGATCTTCGTCATCTAGCGCCTCCGGGCGTGTGTGAGGTGTGTCACTCCTACCCGGACGGTAGGTCGCGCTGGTTGGTCGATGGTTGGGGGCAGCGGAGCGGTGGTGCGCACGGCCCTGCCCGCCGCGCACCACCGCGCCGCCTCCCCGGATCAGTAGGCGAGCACCCTGCCCCTCGGCCCGTCGGCGAGGACGTTGGCCGACACCAGCACCTGGCCGTCGACCCACTCGACCGCGGCCGGCATCTTCACCGTGGCGAACGGCTTCGCGGTGTCGCTCCCGCGGCGGACCCGCGAGACCTGGCCGCCGAACAGCTGGGCGACGTAGACGTCGCCGTTGCGCGCGACCGCGACGCCGGTGGCCCCGGCGAACCCGGAGGCGACGGTGCGGACCTTCCCGCTGCTGGCCCTGACCTTGACGACCATGCCGTTGGCGCCCGCGCTGCCGTCCTCGGGGCCGCCCGGGAGCAGGCTGACGTAGAGCCAGCCGCCCCTGACCTCGACGTCGGTCGGCACCGGCTCGAAGGCGTACGCGTGCCCGACCGTGCAGGCCGGGAGACCGTTGGCCGTGGCGGCGTCTGCGGTGATCACCACCGGGACGGCGGGCAGCACCGCGACGGTGGAGACCTTGCCGCGCGGGCTGACCGCCAGGATCGCGTTGGCGGCGGCGTCGGCGACGTAGGTCGTCCCCCGCCGGACGGCCGTGCCGTAGGGGTGCGAGTCCACGAGCCCGGTGTAGGCCGCCGGGACCTCCGCCGGGACCTGCGCCAGGCAGGCCGGGTCGAGGTCGGTGAAGCCGTAGGCCTGGTCGGCGTCGGGGTTCTGCGTCTTCTCGTAGCGGTAGAGGTCGGCCACCTCGGTCGGGCTGCCGCCGGGCTGCATCGACCAGAGGGCGGCGTGCTTCTTCGCGGTCGTGGCGAAGCGGACCAGGCCGCCACCCACCGACACGGCGCCGAGCTCGGTCTTCTTCGGCGCCGCGAAGACGACCTCCGGGCGGCCCCCGGGCGGCACGGCGGTGAGCAGGCCGGCGAAGTTCTGGCTGACGTAGGCGGTGCCGTCGCGCGCCACCGCCATGCTGAGCGGCGAGACCAGCTTCCTCGCCACCGTCGTGGGGTCCGTCGCCGGTGCGGCGCCGGACGGGGCGGGGGCGACGAGCAGTCCCCCCGCGATCACGGAGGCGACCGCTGCGGCCACCCCGGTACGTGTCCTGGTCATGCGTGCTCCTCGGACGTGGCCGCGCCTCCTCCCCGGCGCAGCGCGCTCCTACCGAGAGTCCTCCCGCGCGGCCGGTCGCGCCAGACCGGACCGGGATCGCCACGGATTTACCCCGTTTGTGCCCCGGGCCTCAGCGGGCGCTGGCGAGCTTGCCCTTGAGCAGGGGCCGCACGGGGTGGTGCACGGGGATCGCGGCGAGGCAGGCCTCGACCACCGCCGTGTCGTAGGGGGCGAGGTCGCTGTAGCGCAGCACCGCGTCCGGGTCGGGGTCGGCCAGCAGCGCCTCGCGCACGCTGACCGCGAGGTAGTCGCCCATCTGCACGAGGGCCGGCGAGTCCGTCCCCGGCAGCAGGTCGCCGCCGTACGCCCGGACCGCCGCGCGTACCTCGCCACGGCGCAGCAGCCGCTGCACCTCCTCGACGTCGGTGGTGACCGGGAGGGTCAGCCGGTAGGGGCGCGAGGACAGCTGGCCGGCGAGGGCCGAGCGCAGGTGGGACACCTCCGCCTTCAACGTCGAGGTGGTCACCGCCGCGTCGCCGTAGAGGAGGGCGTGGAGGTGCTCGACCGACAGGCCGCCCGGGTGCAGGGCGAGCAGCGCGAGGATCTCGGTCTGGCGACGGTTGAGCAGCAGCCGCTGGCCGTCGAGCCAGACCTCCGCGGTCCCGAGCAGGCTGAGCGTCAGGCCGGGCTCGGCGGGCGCCGTCGCCCCGTCGCTCCAGGCGCGCCGGTCGTCGGGCAGCGCACCCTCGATCAGGCGGGCCATCACGCGCGCGGTCGCCAGCCCGATCGGGTGGGTGCGGTCCCAGGTGGTCGACAGGTCGATCACCCCGAGGCTGCGGCCGGTGACCGGGTCGAAGACCGGAGCCGCCCAGCACACCCAGTTGTGGACGACCTCGGCGTAGTGCTCGGCGCTGAAGACCATGGAGGGCTTCGCGGTGCGTCCGGCGATGGCGAGCGCGTTGGTGCCGACGCTGCGCTCGTCCCACCGACCGCCCGGCACGAAGTTCACCGTCTCGGCCTTGCGACGCATCACCCGGCCGCCGTAGGTCCACAGGATGCGGGTCTGCTCGTCGGTGACCGCGATGACCAGGTCGCCGTCCTCCGCGGTCCGGCGCAGCTCGTCCTGGACCCGCGACACCGCCGCCTGCAGCGGCGAGGCGTTCCAGTACTCCGCGGTGTCGCCCTCGTCGGCGAGCGGCGCCTCGGTCACAGCCGGCGACACCACCCCCGAGAGCTGCCAGCTGCGCAGGATCTCCGGGCGGACCGGCTGCGCGCCCTCGTCGCCGTCGGAGACGAACCTCGTCCAGGCGCGCACCGCGTCGACGCGGCGTGCGTGCAGCTCCTCGCTCGGCATGGCGGCTCCCCTGTGGTCGCGGCCAACCTAACTCGACTGTGACGCTCGCAACAGGGAATCCGGACCAGTGGACCAGCCGGACCGACCGTCAGCGGCGGGTGGGCGCCGCCCGTCGCGTCCACGGGCGACGCAGCAGCCGCACCAGAGCCTCGTGGCCGCGCAGCTGCGGCACCAGCGCGGCGACCGACCGTCCGGTCCACGCCCCCCACCACAGCCCGGCCCCGTAGGCGAGGTCGTCGGCGCGGTGCACCAGGACGTACGCCACCGGGCCGAGGTCGGTCGTCACCCGGCGGCGGTCGGCCAGCCCCTCGGCGACGGCCGCGACGACGACCGCGCGCCGGGCCCGTCGCGACACCGCGGCAGCGGCGAGCGCGAGCGGCCAGTAGTGCCGCTCGAGCGCGGACGCGGTCTGCCAGGCGGTGGCGACGGCCCCCTCGAGGGTCAGCACCGCGGCCGCCCGCAGCGGCCGCTCGCTGCGCTCGAGCCGCCGGGCCGTGCCGAGGGTCGCCAGCACGCAGGCCGCGCCCCCGAGCGGCAGCGACCACCGGCGCTGGGCCAGCACGGACACTGCCAGCGCCGCGGTCCACGGCGTGAGCACCAGCGGTGCCACCGCCCCGGGGTGGCGGGCGGCCAGCGGAGCCGCCGACGTCCCGTAGAAGGCCTTGCGTCCCAGCCACTCGGTCCAGCGGGTGCGGTGGTCGTGGCGCACGGTCGCCGCGGGCTCGTAGCGCAGCCGCCACCCGGCGTCGAGCAGCCGCCAGACGAGGTCGACGTCCTCGCCGCACTGCAGGTCCGGGTCGAAGCCGTCGCCGAGGGCGGCGACCCGGGCCACGACGCAGGCGCTCGGCACGTAGGACACCCGGCCGTGGACGCGCACGGACGCGGGGCGCGGGCCCAGGTCGAGGGAGGACCGCGCCTGCTCGTAGCGCTCCAGCCAGCCGGTGGGAGCGCTCGCGGCGCCGAGGACCCGCGGCGCGGCGAGCGCGACCGCCGGGTCGTCGAGGTGTCGTCGCAGGGTGCCGAGCCACCCGGGGTCGGGCACCACGTCGGAGTCGCAGAAGGCGACGTGGGCCGTGCGGGCGCGGGCCAGCCCGGTGTTGCGGGCGGCCGCCGGCCCGCGGCTGGTCCGGTGGCGCTCCAGGGTCGCGCCGTGGGCGGCGGCCACCGCCGCGACGCCCGCGTGGTCGAGCGAGCCGTCGTCCACGACCACCACCGGCACCGTGGCGGGGACGGCGGCGAGCAGGCGCGCCAGCCCCGCCGCCCGGTCGCGCACCGGCACGACGAGCGTGACGTCGCGGACCTCGGCGTCCGCGACGGGCGGGTCCGGCCACCACGGGTCGGCCAGCCCCCGGTCGAGCAGGCGGCGGCCGAGCACCCGGGTCGCGTCGGAGTCCGAGGCCACCAGCGGCAGCCGGGCCACGACCGCCGCGGCCGACCCGGACAGGTGCAGCACCGTGCCGGAGCCGCCCATCAGCGTGCGTCCGTCGTCGCAGACGTGGGTGTCGGGGGCGAGGACGAGGCCGTGGTCGTCCGGGAGGATCTCGTCGCCGGGCTCCGGCACCGGTCTCACGCGGGCGCCCCCGCCCGGACGCCCAGCCGGCCACGCTCGTCCACGTCGAGCGCGCGGAGCTCGGCGTCGAGGCGGTCCACGAGGCCGTCGAGGAGGGTCCGGCCGAGCTCGGGGCTCGCGTCCGTCGGGTCACCGAGCACCCCGGAGCCCGACACGGCTCGCACGCCCTCCGAGCGCAGCCGCGGCATCAGGTCCGCCACCGGCCGGGTCTCCCCCGGTGCCAGCAGGTCGGTCCGCACCAGGCCGGGCGCCATCGCCAGCAGCAGCGAGGTCTCGGTCCGGCCGGCGTGCGCGTCGCCGTCGGGCACGACGCACGCCGTCCACGCGACCGGCCGGCCCTCGTCGCGCAGCGTCGCGACCGCTGACGTCAGTGGGCGGAGGTTGCCCCCGTGCCCGTTGACGAAGATCACCCCTCGCGCCCACGTGCACGCCGAGCGGCCGAGCTCGACCAGCACCAGCCGCAGCGCCTCCTGCCCGATCGACACGGTGCCGGGGAAGTCCTGGTGCTCACCGCTGGACCCGTAGGCGACGGCGGGCGCGACCAGGACCCGGTCGCCGTCGGCCACCCGGCGGGCGGCGGCCTCGAGCGCGACCCGGGTGGCGACGACGGTGTCGACGCACAGCGGCAGGCCGGGCCCGTGCTGCTCCAGCGACCCCACCGGCACCAGGACGAGGACGTCCGCCGGGCCGTCGAGCTCGGGCCAGCGGCGATCGCCGAGCCGGGGCCCCGCCGTGGCGGCCGCCCGCACGGTCACCCCAGGGTCCGGGCGGGCGCCAGCGGGTCCTGGTCGCACGCCGACGGCGGCCGGGTCCGGGTGGGTGACAGGGTGAGCGGGACCGGCGCGTGGCGTACGGGCCCGGGGTGGGAGTGGTCGCCGCTCGGGGCCGGCCGCGACCCGACGACCTCGAGCGCCTCGGCCGCGTTGCCGCGCACGCACTCCGGGTCCGGGCCGTCGAGCGGCAGGCCGGTGAAGAACTTCGCCGCCATGCACCCGCCGCGACAGGCGTCGTAGGCCGAGCAGCGCGTGCACGCACCGCCCGTCTGCGGCGTGCGGAGGTCGAGGAACAGCTCGCTGTCGCGCCACACGCCCTCGAACCCACCGTCCCCGCGCACGTTGCCGGCACGGAAGCGGTCGTGGATCGCGAACGGACAGGCGTAGACGTCGCCGACCGGGTCGACCAGGCACACCACCCGCCCGGCGCCGCACAGGTTGAGGCCGGGCAGGGCCTCGCCGAAGGCAGACAGGTGGAAGAAGGAGTCGCCGGTCAGGACGCCCTCGCCGTGGGCCACCAGCCAGTCGTAGATCACGCGCTGCTGCTCGGCCGTCGGGTGCAGCTCGGACCACACGTCGGCGCCGCGGCCCGACGGGCGCAGCCGGGTGAGCCGGAGGCGCGCGCCGTGGTCGTCGGCGATCTGCTTGAACCGGTCGAGCTGCGAGACGTTCTCGCGGGTG includes:
- the mftC gene encoding mycofactocin radical SAM maturase (MftC is a radical SAM/SPASM enzyme that catalyzes the first two steps in biosynthesis of the electron carrier mycofactocin from the terminal Val-Tyr dipeptide of the precursor peptide MftA.), whose protein sequence is MTLTTPAPPAPAPGAARPEAGRLVEQFELGLDAPICLTWELTYACNLACVHCLSSSGRRDPRELTTGECKQLIETFERMQVFYVNIGGGEPTVRPDFWELLDHAVEHHVGVKFSTNGFRITAERARRLAATPYVDVQVSLDGATAEVNDRVRGRGTYDAALRALAHLRDAGMEDVKVSVVCTRENVSQLDRFKQIADDHGARLRLTRLRPSGRGADVWSELHPTAEQQRVIYDWLVAHGEGVLTGDSFFHLSAFGEALPGLNLCGAGRVVCLVDPVGDVYACPFAIHDRFRAGNVRGDGGFEGVWRDSELFLDLRTPQTGGACTRCSAYDACRGGCMAAKFFTGLPLDGPDPECVRGNAAEALEVVGSRPAPSGDHSHPGPVRHAPVPLTLSPTRTRPPSACDQDPLAPARTLG
- the mftE gene encoding mycofactocin biosynthesis peptidyl-dipeptidase MftE; translation: MTVRAAATAGPRLGDRRWPELDGPADVLVLVPVGSLEQHGPGLPLCVDTVVATRVALEAAARRVADGDRVLVAPAVAYGSSGEHQDFPGTVSIGQEALRLVLVELGRSACTWARGVIFVNGHGGNLRPLTSAVATLRDEGRPVAWTACVVPDGDAHAGRTETSLLLAMAPGLVRTDLLAPGETRPVADLMPRLRSEGVRAVSGSGVLGDPTDASPELGRTLLDGLVDRLDAELRALDVDERGRLGVRAGAPA
- the mftF gene encoding mycofactocin biosynthesis glycosyltransferase MftF (Members of this protein family, MftF, are glycosyltransferases, members of PF00535 (glycosyl transferase family 2). The encoding gene is found as part of the mycofactocin cassette, in Mycobacterium tuberculosis, many other Actinobacteria, and occasional members of other lineages. Mycofactocin itself, a putative redox carrier, is a heavily modified derivative of the C-terminal Val-Tyr dipeptide of the mycofactocin precursor MftA (TIGR03969).) — encoded protein: MRPVPEPGDEILPDDHGLVLAPDTHVCDDGRTLMGGSGTVLHLSGSAAAVVARLPLVASDSDATRVLGRRLLDRGLADPWWPDPPVADAEVRDVTLVVPVRDRAAGLARLLAAVPATVPVVVVDDGSLDHAGVAAVAAAHGATLERHRTSRGPAAARNTGLARARTAHVAFCDSDVVPDPGWLGTLRRHLDDPAVALAAPRVLGAASAPTGWLERYEQARSSLDLGPRPASVRVHGRVSYVPSACVVARVAALGDGFDPDLQCGEDVDLVWRLLDAGWRLRYEPAATVRHDHRTRWTEWLGRKAFYGTSAAPLAARHPGAVAPLVLTPWTAALAVSVLAQRRWSLPLGGAACVLATLGTARRLERSERPLRAAAVLTLEGAVATAWQTASALERHYWPLALAAAAVSRRARRAVVVAAVAEGLADRRRVTTDLGPVAYVLVHRADDLAYGAGLWWGAWTGRSVAALVPQLRGHEALVRLLRRPWTRRAAPTRR